A region from the Mucilaginibacter sp. CSA2-8R genome encodes:
- a CDS encoding tRNA-binding protein, which yields METISWQDFEKVELRAGTILDVLNFPEARKPAYKLKVDFGPLGIKWSSAQITKHYTKEELIGRQILGVVNFPEKQIGKFMSQFLVTGLADEDGDIVLTAVERPVPNGSKLI from the coding sequence ATGGAAACCATATCCTGGCAGGATTTTGAAAAAGTGGAACTACGGGCAGGCACTATACTCGACGTGCTCAACTTTCCGGAAGCCCGTAAGCCAGCGTATAAGCTAAAGGTTGATTTCGGCCCTTTGGGCATCAAATGGTCGAGCGCGCAAATCACTAAACATTATACTAAAGAAGAGCTGATTGGCAGGCAAATTTTGGGTGTGGTTAACTTTCCGGAAAAACAGATTGGCAAATTTATGTCGCAGTTTCTGGTAACCGGACTGGCCGATGAGGATGGAGATATTGTATTAACGGCTGTTGAAAGGCCAGTACCTAACGGAAGCAAATTAATTTAA
- a CDS encoding glycosyltransferase codes for MKGPDFKQKINLRTMIVIGLGLMVFFLYKLLQPQVMGNKTLYWLLMVTFIFSFFKIGYEWYHYWSVSIPNKPKASRQYTVDIFTTFCAGEPYNMIEQTLRAVKNITYPHQTYLCDEANDAYLKALCHELGIHHVTRTLKINAKAGNINNALQQSTGELCVVLDPDHVPAPNFLDQVVDYFENEEIGYVQVVQAYYNQEDSWVAKGAAQQTYQFYGPMMMCMNSYGTVQAIGANCTFRRTALESIGGHAAGLAEDMHTAMQMHAKGWKSLYVPEVLTRGLVPATLSAYYKQQLKWSRGVFELLFTSYISLFKKFTWRQKLHYGLLPLFYISGFIFLINFLIPVISLFTGLYPLKIDFTQFVLISVPYVTAVILIRHYVQQWVMEDRERGFHIVGGLLLIGTWWVFITGVVYTFFRKKVPYIPTPKDLNDPVNFKINLPNIAVLLLSMLAIAYGITQNLNPYTIFMAGIAGLNCLLMFFVLVSSAQIQMRNYQKRHQLVQAFLRGIHQAKGHFWLLRRKVYASVRAGSLAMVLGITTLSIAGMYNGSDGSSSIASFYPSGFLIGEFNITGVKPLVAGFKIDVAHTMAADAQERTPTVMANNFIFQSNNYGKPANQYRSAFVPQPSCYRDIHGVIYSKGNYWFKNAVTLDKRAIAADFAEMKRVGINTVKLYGPGIYDKTLLNEAAESGLKIQYSFWIPSPAAFVNDFDYLYELSDDIISVVNAQKSNPTITSWSLSNTALQQLDEYYKQPQLNVARKNYIRWMKQLVEQIKQQDPSRSLSAEVMAAPGLYSAINLLKTNIPALDAYGLVLTDEASLTHVTDSLKVPFYFSNANPRAFTNGNYPAQGVFYANWQDQLAASSITVDGLKGIYGRNKPYLHAISQAFHGNIAANHLPAVKILRPAISTAPGAKIPYQALVFMQNKWHLAAYLQTGLNYEWYMVRSNEWGKPIHVEKVGSGPTLKLAIPDAPSNYHLYLIAAQGHNINEAYSALDIPFYQ; via the coding sequence ATGAAAGGCCCCGATTTTAAGCAAAAGATCAACCTGCGCACTATGATTGTGATAGGCTTGGGGCTAATGGTTTTTTTTCTGTACAAGCTTTTGCAGCCGCAGGTAATGGGCAACAAAACCCTTTACTGGCTGCTCATGGTTACCTTTATCTTTTCCTTTTTTAAAATAGGTTACGAATGGTATCATTACTGGTCTGTCAGTATACCAAACAAACCCAAAGCGTCCCGCCAGTATACTGTTGATATTTTTACTACCTTTTGCGCTGGTGAGCCTTACAATATGATTGAGCAAACGCTCCGGGCTGTTAAAAATATTACTTATCCGCACCAAACCTATTTATGCGATGAGGCAAACGATGCCTATTTAAAAGCGCTTTGCCATGAATTAGGCATACATCATGTTACCCGCACGCTTAAAATAAACGCCAAAGCCGGCAATATCAACAATGCACTACAGCAATCAACAGGTGAGTTATGTGTAGTGCTTGACCCTGATCATGTACCTGCACCCAATTTTCTTGACCAGGTTGTTGATTATTTTGAGAACGAAGAAATTGGCTATGTACAAGTGGTGCAGGCTTATTATAACCAGGAGGATAGCTGGGTGGCCAAAGGTGCAGCTCAGCAAACTTATCAGTTTTATGGCCCCATGATGATGTGCATGAACAGCTATGGCACGGTACAGGCCATCGGCGCCAATTGTACCTTCAGGCGTACGGCACTCGAGTCGATTGGCGGGCATGCTGCGGGCCTGGCCGAAGATATGCACACTGCCATGCAAATGCATGCCAAAGGCTGGAAATCGCTTTACGTTCCGGAGGTGTTAACACGAGGGTTAGTACCGGCAACACTTTCAGCTTACTATAAACAACAGCTCAAATGGTCGCGCGGAGTGTTTGAATTGCTGTTTACCTCGTATATCAGCTTATTTAAAAAGTTTACCTGGCGGCAAAAATTGCATTACGGGCTGCTGCCTTTATTTTATATATCAGGCTTTATATTTTTAATTAACTTTTTAATCCCTGTCATATCACTGTTTACCGGCTTGTATCCCTTAAAGATAGATTTTACACAATTTGTGCTTATCAGTGTGCCCTATGTTACTGCCGTTATTTTGATAAGGCATTATGTACAACAATGGGTAATGGAAGATCGGGAACGAGGCTTTCACATCGTAGGCGGCCTTTTACTGATTGGTACATGGTGGGTGTTTATTACGGGGGTTGTTTATACATTTTTTCGCAAGAAAGTACCGTATATCCCTACGCCTAAAGACTTGAATGATCCCGTTAATTTTAAGATAAACCTTCCCAATATCGCTGTCCTGCTACTTTCAATGCTGGCCATAGCCTATGGTATTACACAAAACTTAAATCCATACACTATTTTTATGGCAGGCATTGCGGGGCTAAACTGCTTGCTGATGTTTTTTGTGTTGGTTTCGAGTGCGCAGATACAAATGCGTAATTACCAGAAGCGTCATCAGTTGGTGCAGGCATTTTTGCGGGGCATTCATCAGGCTAAAGGGCATTTTTGGCTACTGCGGCGCAAAGTATATGCAAGTGTAAGGGCCGGAAGCTTGGCCATGGTGCTTGGCATCACTACTTTGAGCATTGCAGGCATGTATAACGGAAGTGACGGTTCATCTTCAATAGCCTCATTTTATCCGTCAGGTTTTTTAATTGGTGAGTTCAATATTACCGGAGTAAAACCATTGGTTGCCGGCTTTAAAATTGATGTTGCCCATACTATGGCCGCTGATGCGCAAGAACGCACCCCAACGGTAATGGCAAACAATTTTATTTTTCAATCAAACAACTATGGTAAGCCTGCAAATCAATACCGGTCAGCATTTGTACCGCAGCCCTCTTGTTACCGCGATATACATGGTGTAATTTATTCTAAAGGCAATTATTGGTTTAAAAATGCTGTTACGCTTGACAAGCGTGCAATTGCGGCCGACTTTGCCGAAATGAAACGCGTTGGTATAAATACGGTTAAATTATACGGCCCGGGTATTTATGATAAAACTTTGCTTAATGAAGCTGCAGAAAGTGGATTAAAAATTCAATATAGTTTTTGGATACCATCACCGGCAGCCTTTGTTAATGATTTTGATTATTTGTATGAACTATCAGACGATATCATCAGCGTGGTAAATGCTCAAAAAAGTAATCCAACTATTACATCCTGGAGTTTGAGTAATACAGCCTTACAACAATTGGATGAGTATTATAAGCAACCTCAATTAAACGTAGCACGAAAAAATTATATCCGGTGGATGAAGCAACTGGTTGAACAAATCAAGCAGCAGGATCCGTCGCGAAGTTTAAGCGCTGAGGTAATGGCAGCTCCCGGTTTGTACAGCGCTATAAATTTGTTAAAAACGAATATTCCGGCCTTAGATGCCTACGGACTGGTTCTTACCGATGAAGCTTCGCTTACCCATGTTACCGACAGCCTGAAAGTGCCATTTTATTTTAGTAACGCTAACCCCCGCGCCTTTACTAACGGAAATTATCCGGCACAAGGAGTTTTTTATGCTAACTGGCAAGACCAACTTGCGGCATCGTCAATTACGGTAGATGGTCTGAAAGGTATTTACGGGCGCAATAAGCCTTATCTACATGCTATCAGCCAAGCATTCCATGGTAATATTGCAGCCAATCATTTACCTGCGGTTAAAATTTTAAGACCAGCCATCTCAACCGCACCTGGTGCCAAAATTCCGTACCAGGCATTAGTGTTTATGCAAAATAAATGGCATTTGGCGGCTTACCTGCAAACGGGTTTGAACTACGAATGGTACATGGTTAGAAGCAATGAATGGGGCAAACCTATACATGTTGAAAAGGTGGGTAGCGGGCCTACCTTAAAATTAGCAATACCCGATGCCCCCTCAAATTATCATTTGTACCTGATTGCTGCCCAAGGGCATAATATTAACGAAGCATACTCAGCGCTCGACATACCTTTTTACCAATAA
- the dinB gene encoding DNA polymerase IV — MAVAVSYRKIIHIDMDAFYASVEQRDHPEYRGKPLVVGGPPQGRGGVVATASYEARKFGIRSAMSSKKAVQLCPNAIFVYPRFAVYKEVSNHIREIFSRYTDLIEPLSLDEAYLDVTEDKQNIGSAIEIATLIKQAIKDELHLTASAGVSINKFVAKIASDINKPDGLKFIGPSAIERFMETLPVEKFFGVGKVTAEKMKKMGLHTGLDLKQLTEADLIKNFGKTGKFYYQIVRGTDDRPVQPHRETKSMGAEDTFAYDLTEPEEMFDELDKIALTVAERLERRQLKGRTITLKVKYSDFKQITRNQSLTSAVADAATLSDTAKQLLMATNLDDVKVRLLGISVSNFGDPVPRTEKDEGSDQLRLF, encoded by the coding sequence ATGGCTGTCGCTGTTTCTTACCGTAAAATAATCCATATTGATATGGATGCCTTTTATGCTTCGGTAGAACAGCGCGATCATCCGGAGTATAGGGGTAAACCTTTGGTGGTTGGAGGGCCGCCTCAAGGGCGTGGCGGTGTGGTGGCAACTGCCAGCTATGAGGCCCGCAAGTTTGGGATAAGGTCGGCCATGTCATCTAAAAAAGCTGTGCAGCTATGCCCTAACGCTATTTTTGTGTACCCAAGGTTTGCAGTTTACAAAGAAGTTTCTAATCACATCCGCGAAATATTTAGCAGGTATACCGATTTGATTGAGCCCTTATCGTTAGATGAGGCTTACCTGGATGTTACCGAGGACAAACAAAACATAGGTTCGGCCATTGAGATTGCTACGCTGATTAAACAAGCCATTAAAGACGAATTGCATCTTACCGCTTCGGCCGGGGTGTCGATAAATAAATTTGTGGCCAAAATTGCTTCGGACATTAATAAACCTGATGGCTTAAAATTTATCGGCCCATCGGCCATTGAGCGGTTTATGGAAACCCTGCCGGTTGAAAAGTTTTTTGGCGTAGGTAAAGTAACTGCCGAAAAGATGAAAAAGATGGGCCTGCACACCGGCCTGGATTTAAAGCAACTGACCGAAGCCGACCTGATAAAAAATTTTGGTAAAACCGGTAAGTTCTATTACCAGATTGTACGAGGTACAGATGACCGCCCCGTGCAGCCCCATCGCGAAACCAAGTCAATGGGTGCCGAAGATACCTTTGCATACGACCTTACTGAGCCGGAAGAAATGTTTGACGAACTGGACAAGATTGCCCTGACCGTAGCCGAGCGACTGGAGCGACGCCAGCTTAAAGGCCGTACCATTACCCTTAAGGTAAAATACAGCGACTTTAAGCAAATCACACGCAATCAATCATTAACTTCGGCAGTAGCCGATGCTGCTACGTTAAGTGATACAGCGAAGCAGCTATTAATGGCAACTAACTTGGATGATGTAAAAGTGCGGTTATTAGGTATATCAGTATCAAACTTTGGTGACCCGGTGCCCCGGACCGAAAAAGATGAGGGCAGCGATCAGCTCCGGCTTTTTTAA
- a CDS encoding glycoside hydrolase family 2 TIM barrel-domain containing protein translates to MKPCFFNLCLYFFWCLLFAGCKPKQPAGTVYIKSEHGTYRFYRNGKPFFVKGASGFTNLKALSNAGGNTIRVWDTAHIDAILDSAQAYHMAVVVGLPMPDNKNMDDFYNDETKVAAHYKNLKTTVNRYKHHPALLSWCIGNELAFPYKPNYNRFYTAFNQVVDMIHHDDPNHPVTTTIINFQRKNIACIKFRTAIDFISLNIFGDIKHLKHNLKDFEWLWKGPFLVTEWGIDGPWYTNNQTAWGSFIENSTFKKAEQYQAIYQNQMPLSNPRFLGSLVFYWGQKQEYTPTWFGLFDKAGRSSQTVNTMNYLWTGKKTAAKAPPLKCILLNFLGSQDNILLAGNTTAQGQVYLYGTDTANITYQWQLFPENYHQVNDIYSQKEVAPILHSFVTASTGKQVTFRAPKKEGPYRLYVYAYNKQNYFAACNIPFYVLNNPQTSTQ, encoded by the coding sequence ATGAAACCCTGTTTTTTTAACCTTTGTTTATATTTTTTTTGGTGCCTGTTATTTGCCGGCTGCAAGCCCAAGCAACCAGCCGGAACGGTATACATAAAATCCGAACATGGCACCTATCGGTTTTATCGTAACGGTAAACCATTTTTTGTAAAAGGCGCTTCGGGTTTTACTAACCTCAAGGCATTAAGCAATGCCGGTGGTAATACCATCAGGGTATGGGATACTGCCCATATAGACGCTATCTTAGATTCTGCGCAGGCTTATCATATGGCTGTTGTGGTAGGGCTACCCATGCCTGATAATAAAAATATGGATGATTTTTATAATGATGAAACTAAAGTAGCTGCCCACTATAAAAACCTTAAAACAACCGTAAACCGGTACAAACACCATCCGGCATTACTTAGCTGGTGCATAGGTAATGAGTTGGCCTTTCCGTACAAGCCCAATTACAATCGTTTTTATACCGCGTTTAACCAAGTGGTTGACATGATTCACCATGATGACCCAAACCACCCGGTAACTACTACTATCATCAACTTTCAGCGTAAAAATATTGCCTGTATTAAATTTAGAACCGCTATTGATTTTATATCCTTAAACATTTTTGGCGATATAAAACACCTGAAACATAACCTTAAAGATTTTGAGTGGCTGTGGAAAGGGCCTTTTCTGGTTACTGAATGGGGTATTGACGGACCGTGGTATACCAACAATCAGACGGCATGGGGATCTTTTATCGAAAATTCTACTTTTAAAAAAGCCGAACAGTACCAGGCAATTTACCAGAACCAAATGCCGCTTAGTAACCCGCGCTTTTTAGGCTCGCTGGTATTTTACTGGGGCCAAAAACAAGAGTATACGCCTACTTGGTTCGGATTGTTTGACAAAGCCGGAAGGAGCAGCCAAACCGTGAATACAATGAACTATTTATGGACAGGCAAAAAAACGGCTGCTAAAGCCCCTCCGCTAAAATGTATTTTGCTCAACTTTTTGGGCAGCCAGGACAATATCTTACTGGCCGGTAATACCACGGCACAGGGACAGGTATACCTATATGGCACTGATACCGCTAATATCACTTATCAATGGCAGTTATTTCCCGAAAACTACCACCAGGTAAATGATATCTACAGCCAAAAGGAGGTTGCACCAATACTGCATTCATTCGTTACTGCAAGCACCGGTAAACAAGTTACATTCCGCGCACCCAAAAAAGAAGGGCCCTATCGCTTATATGTATATGCCTACAACAAGCAAAATTATTTTGCCGCTTGTAATATTCCGTTTTATGTACTTAATAACCCCCAAACCAGTACGCAATGA